In a genomic window of Streptomyces pristinaespiralis:
- a CDS encoding HAD family hydrolase translates to MTSTVPASLTRSAEAAALQAVFLDMDGTLVDTEGFWWDAEVEVFADLGHRLDEAWRDVVVGGPMTRSAGYLIEATGADIGLAELTVLLNDKFEERISRGVPLMPGAARLLAELAAHNVPTALVSASHRRIIDRVLASLGPQHFALSVAGDEVPRTKPHPDPYLLAAQGLGADPTRCAVVEDTATGVASAEAAGCRVVAVPSVAPIQPAGGRVVVRSLEEVDVVFLRTLISAKQ, encoded by the coding sequence ATGACCAGCACGGTCCCCGCGTCGCTGACCCGTTCGGCGGAAGCGGCCGCACTTCAGGCCGTTTTTCTCGACATGGACGGGACCCTCGTCGACACAGAGGGCTTCTGGTGGGACGCGGAGGTGGAGGTCTTCGCGGATCTCGGGCACCGGCTGGACGAGGCCTGGCGGGACGTGGTGGTCGGCGGACCGATGACCCGCAGCGCGGGCTATCTCATCGAGGCCACCGGCGCCGACATCGGCCTCGCGGAGCTGACCGTCCTGCTCAACGACAAGTTCGAGGAGCGGATCAGCAGGGGCGTGCCCCTGATGCCGGGCGCGGCCCGGCTGCTCGCCGAACTGGCCGCGCACAATGTGCCCACGGCGCTCGTGTCCGCCTCGCACCGGCGCATCATCGACCGCGTCCTCGCCTCTCTCGGGCCCCAGCACTTCGCGCTCTCGGTCGCGGGGGACGAGGTGCCGCGCACCAAGCCGCACCCCGACCCGTATCTCCTCGCCGCCCAGGGCCTGGGCGCCGACCCGACGAGATGCGCCGTCGTGGAGGACACGGCCACCGGTGTGGCATCCGCAGAGGCCGCCGGATGCCGGGTGGTCGCCGTCCCGTCCGTGGCCCCGATCCAGCCGGCCGGCGGCAGGGTCGTCGTTCGCTCCCTGGAGGAAGTGGACGTCGTCTTCCTGCGCACTCTGATCAGCGCAAAGCAGTGA
- a CDS encoding response regulator, with protein sequence MAIRVLLVDDQPLLRTGFRMILEAEQDIAVVGEAGDGLQALDQVRALQPDVVLMDIRMPRMDGVEATRQITGPGRDGPAKVLVLTTFDLDEYVVEALRAGASGFLLKDAPANELVQAIRVVAAGEAMLAPSITRRLLDKYADHLPSGEEPVPDTLHTLTDREVEVLKLVARGLSNAEIAADLFVSETTVKTHVGHVLTKLGLRDRVQAAVYAYESGLVRPGAQQ encoded by the coding sequence GTGGCTATCCGCGTCCTACTGGTCGACGACCAACCGCTGTTGCGCACCGGTTTCCGGATGATCCTCGAGGCGGAACAGGACATCGCGGTGGTCGGTGAGGCCGGGGACGGCCTCCAGGCCCTCGATCAGGTACGGGCGCTCCAGCCCGACGTGGTGCTGATGGACATCCGGATGCCCCGGATGGACGGTGTCGAGGCGACGCGTCAGATCACCGGTCCCGGCCGGGACGGCCCGGCGAAGGTCCTGGTGCTGACGACCTTCGACCTCGACGAGTACGTGGTGGAGGCGCTGCGCGCCGGCGCGAGCGGCTTCCTGCTGAAGGACGCTCCTGCCAACGAGCTGGTGCAGGCGATCCGGGTGGTCGCCGCGGGCGAGGCGATGCTCGCGCCCAGCATCACCCGCAGGCTGCTCGACAAGTACGCGGACCATCTGCCGTCCGGCGAGGAGCCGGTTCCGGACACCCTGCACACGCTGACCGACCGTGAGGTCGAGGTGTTGAAGCTGGTGGCCCGCGGCCTGTCCAACGCGGAGATCGCGGCGGACCTGTTCGTCAGCGAGACGACCGTCAAGACGCACGTCGGCCATGTGCTGACGAAGCTGGGCCTGCGCGACCGTGTCCAGGCCGCGGTGTACGCGTACGAGAGCGGCCTGGTGCGCCCCGGCGCGCAGCAGTAG
- a CDS encoding MIP/aquaporin family protein, with protein MSNSDIFIGEIIGTAVLILLGGGVVAAVVLKRSKAQNAGWLAITFGWGFAVLTAVYMTGALSGAHLNPAVTLGIAIKDNDWGTVPVYIAGQLLGAMIGAALVWIAYYGQFQAHLTDPEIVGDPADKAIEGPHDETTAKAGPVLGVFSTGPEIRNVWQNLATEILGTIVLVLAVLTQGLNDSGKGLGPLGGLMVALVVVSIGLSLGGPTGYAINPARDLGPRIVHALLPLPNKGGSDWSYAWIPVAGPLIGAAVAAGIYNIAFA; from the coding sequence GTGTCCAACTCCGACATCTTCATCGGCGAGATCATCGGTACCGCCGTACTCATCCTGCTCGGTGGCGGCGTCGTCGCCGCCGTAGTGCTCAAGCGCTCGAAGGCCCAGAACGCCGGCTGGCTGGCCATCACCTTCGGCTGGGGCTTCGCGGTCCTGACCGCGGTGTACATGACCGGCGCGCTCTCCGGTGCCCACCTCAACCCGGCCGTCACCCTCGGCATAGCGATCAAGGACAACGACTGGGGCACCGTCCCCGTCTACATCGCCGGCCAGCTCCTCGGCGCCATGATCGGCGCCGCTCTGGTCTGGATCGCCTACTACGGCCAGTTCCAGGCGCACCTCACCGATCCCGAGATCGTGGGCGACCCCGCCGACAAGGCGATCGAGGGTCCGCACGACGAGACCACCGCCAAGGCCGGCCCGGTCCTCGGCGTCTTCTCCACCGGCCCCGAGATCCGCAACGTCTGGCAGAACCTCGCCACCGAGATCCTCGGCACGATCGTGCTGGTCCTGGCGGTGCTCACCCAGGGTCTCAACGACAGCGGCAAGGGCCTCGGCCCGCTCGGCGGGCTCATGGTCGCCCTCGTCGTCGTCTCCATCGGTCTCTCGCTCGGCGGCCCCACCGGCTACGCCATCAACCCGGCCCGCGACCTGGGTCCGCGCATCGTGCACGCGCTCCTCCCGCTGCCGAACAAGGGCGGCTCCGACTGGAGCTACGCATGGATCCCCGTGGCCGGTCCGCTGATCGGTGCGGCCGTCGCAGCGGGTATCTACAACATCGCGTTCGCCTGA
- a CDS encoding site-2 protease family protein has protein sequence MNEDDTSGERERARSGPDKTSGKGRPRRPAEPGGGLLMGRPFGVPVYVAPSWFVVAALITWVFGGQLDRVLPELGGARYLVSLFFAVAFYASVLVHELAHTVAALRFKLPVRRIQLQFFGGVSEIEKETETPGREFWLAFVGPLLSLALAGVFYLGMYAVEPGTVPGVLLAGLMISNLIVAAFNLLPGLPLDGGRMLRAVVWKITGRPMAGTVAAAWVGRALAVAVLVGLPLLTHTGALGNSTEDIGGVETVTDALLAAILAAIIWTGAGNSLRMARLREHLPELAARALTRRAVPVEADTPLSEALRRANEAGARALVVVDGHGDPTALVREAAIVGVPEHRRPWVAVGGLAQDLTEGMKVPAELAGEALLDTLRATPATEYLVVEESGEIYGVLSAADVERAFVAAMARPGS, from the coding sequence GTGAACGAGGACGACACGAGCGGTGAGCGCGAGCGGGCGCGGTCCGGGCCGGACAAGACGTCCGGCAAGGGCAGACCGCGGCGCCCCGCCGAGCCGGGCGGTGGCCTCCTCATGGGCCGCCCCTTCGGCGTGCCCGTCTACGTCGCCCCCAGCTGGTTCGTCGTCGCCGCCCTGATCACCTGGGTCTTCGGCGGGCAGCTCGACCGGGTGCTGCCGGAGCTCGGCGGCGCACGCTACCTCGTCTCGCTGTTCTTCGCCGTGGCCTTCTACGCCTCGGTCCTGGTGCACGAACTGGCCCACACCGTCGCCGCGCTCCGGTTCAAGCTGCCGGTGCGCCGGATCCAGCTCCAGTTCTTCGGCGGTGTCTCCGAGATCGAGAAGGAGACGGAGACCCCGGGCCGTGAGTTCTGGCTCGCCTTCGTCGGACCACTGCTCTCCCTCGCGCTGGCCGGGGTCTTCTACCTCGGCATGTACGCGGTGGAGCCGGGCACCGTCCCCGGCGTGCTCCTCGCCGGCCTGATGATCTCCAACCTCATCGTCGCGGCCTTCAACCTGCTGCCGGGCCTGCCCCTGGACGGCGGCCGGATGCTGCGCGCCGTCGTGTGGAAGATCACCGGCAGGCCCATGGCCGGCACCGTCGCCGCCGCCTGGGTCGGCCGCGCGCTCGCCGTCGCCGTCCTCGTCGGCCTGCCGCTCCTCACCCACACCGGCGCCCTCGGGAACTCCACCGAGGACATCGGGGGAGTGGAGACCGTCACCGACGCCCTGCTCGCCGCCATCCTCGCCGCGATCATCTGGACCGGAGCCGGCAACAGCCTGCGGATGGCCCGGCTGCGTGAGCACCTGCCGGAACTCGCCGCCCGCGCCCTCACCCGCCGCGCCGTCCCCGTCGAGGCGGACACCCCGCTGTCGGAGGCCCTGCGCCGCGCCAACGAGGCCGGGGCCCGCGCCCTGGTCGTCGTCGACGGCCACGGCGACCCGACCGCGCTCGTCCGTGAGGCGGCCATCGTCGGCGTCCCCGAGCACCGCAGGCCCTGGGTCGCCGTCGGCGGCCTGGCGCAGGACCTCACCGAGGGCATGAAGGTCCCCGCGGAACTCGCCGGGGAGGCACTCCTCGACACCCTGCGCGCCACACCCGCCACCGAGTACCTCGTGGTCGAGGAGTCCGGAGAGATCTACGGCGTGCTGTCCGCCGCGGACGTCGAGCGGGCCTTCGTCGCGGCCATGGCACGGCCCGGTTCCTGA
- a CDS encoding RecB family exonuclease — protein sequence MSTSQQPAEPATDGSATTVVPRSAVADGPAVAAVPAPAPAPAADADSTAGEPASATAPAAEGGGTEQPVQSAPPASLSPSRASDFMQCPLLYRFRVIDKLPEKPSEAATRGTLVHAVLERLFDDPAAERTAPRAKAMVPGQWSRLLQTRPELGELFAEDPGGERLSRWLGEAEQLVERWFTLEDPTRLEPREREMFVETELESGLRLRGVIDRVDIAPTGEVRIVDYKTGKAPRPEYSEGALFQMKFYALVIWRLKQVVPRRLQLVYLGSGDVLTYDPVTADLERMERKLLALWEAIRLATETGDWRPRPTKLCGWCDHRSVCPEFGGTPPVYPLSVSPPASAEDGQGRMGPV from the coding sequence ATGAGTACAAGCCAGCAGCCCGCAGAGCCGGCCACGGACGGGTCCGCCACGACGGTGGTCCCCCGGTCGGCCGTGGCCGACGGGCCGGCGGTCGCCGCCGTTCCGGCCCCGGCGCCGGCGCCCGCCGCCGACGCGGACAGCACGGCCGGGGAGCCCGCCTCGGCGACGGCACCCGCCGCCGAGGGCGGGGGGACGGAGCAGCCGGTCCAAAGCGCGCCGCCCGCATCGCTGTCACCCTCACGTGCGAGCGACTTCATGCAGTGCCCCCTGCTCTACCGGTTCCGGGTGATCGACAAGCTTCCGGAGAAGCCCAGCGAAGCGGCTACCCGGGGAACGCTGGTGCACGCGGTGCTGGAGCGGCTGTTCGACGATCCGGCGGCCGAGCGGACGGCGCCGCGCGCCAAGGCGATGGTTCCCGGCCAGTGGAGCCGGCTCCTTCAGACGCGTCCGGAGCTCGGCGAGCTGTTCGCCGAGGACCCCGGCGGTGAGCGGCTGTCGCGCTGGCTCGGTGAGGCGGAGCAGCTGGTGGAGCGGTGGTTCACGCTGGAGGACCCGACGCGGCTCGAGCCCCGCGAGCGGGAGATGTTCGTGGAGACGGAGCTGGAGTCGGGGCTGCGGCTGCGCGGGGTGATCGACCGGGTGGACATCGCGCCGACCGGCGAGGTGCGGATCGTCGACTACAAGACGGGCAAGGCCCCGCGTCCCGAGTACAGCGAGGGCGCGTTGTTCCAGATGAAGTTCTACGCGCTGGTGATCTGGCGGCTGAAGCAGGTGGTGCCGCGCCGGCTCCAGCTGGTGTATCTGGGCAGCGGCGACGTGCTGACGTACGACCCGGTCACGGCCGACCTCGAGCGGATGGAGCGCAAGCTGCTGGCGCTGTGGGAGGCGATCCGGCTGGCCACGGAGACGGGTGACTGGCGGCCGCGGCCGACGAAGCTGTGCGGCTGGTGCGACCACCGCTCGGTGTGTCCGGAATTCGGTGGCACTCCCCCGGTTTATCCGCTGAGCGTTTCCCCGCCCGCGTCGGCCGAGGATGGTCAGGGCAGAATGGGCCCGGTCTAA
- a CDS encoding ABC transporter substrate-binding protein, producing the protein MNRKTLVLPAVVGLLAPVLVACGSTDGGSGGGDAIVVGTTDQFVAGEDAPAPLDPAYAYDTGAWNVLRQTLQTLMHAPRGGGEPVPDAAESCLFTDTVSESYRCKLRSGLKFADGTPVTAEDVKFSIQRVLDIDADNGTAALLSNIDTIETKGDNEIIFHLATPDATFPYKLSTPAAGIVSKEKYDGKKLREGFQVDGSGPYTMKTETDGDKVSRVVFTKNPNYTGDLKLKNDKVVLRSFADAESMGKALESGDIDLMTRAMAPEQIKEMLENPKEGIELTEMPGLEIRYLAFDTSDPAVKNKAVRQAIASLVDRGQIAGEVYGTTAEPLYSLIPKSISAHTNSFYNKYGEPSSKKAAALLDDAGIDTPVQLTLHYTTDHYGEGTVKEFEALRDQLNASKLFDVKVEGTEWSKFRPAQKRGDYAVYGLGWFPDFPDPDNYTAPFLGEGNFLNSPYVSDKARELIPQSRRDVDRTAASPAFKEIQDIVADDVPVLPLWQGKQYVAARDGVSGVEWALNSSSDLQLWELSRGES; encoded by the coding sequence ATGAACCGTAAGACTTTGGTGCTGCCGGCCGTGGTCGGCCTGCTCGCGCCCGTGCTCGTCGCCTGCGGCAGCACGGACGGCGGGTCCGGCGGCGGTGATGCCATAGTCGTGGGCACCACGGACCAGTTCGTCGCCGGCGAGGACGCCCCGGCACCCCTGGACCCCGCCTACGCGTACGACACCGGTGCCTGGAACGTGCTGCGGCAGACGCTGCAGACCCTGATGCACGCCCCGCGCGGCGGCGGCGAGCCCGTGCCGGACGCCGCGGAGAGCTGCCTCTTCACCGACACGGTGAGCGAGAGCTACCGCTGCAAGCTGCGCAGCGGCCTCAAGTTCGCCGACGGCACCCCGGTCACCGCCGAGGACGTCAAGTTCTCCATCCAGCGTGTCCTGGACATCGACGCCGACAACGGCACGGCCGCCCTGCTGTCGAACATCGACACCATCGAGACCAAGGGCGACAACGAGATCATCTTCCATCTCGCCACGCCCGACGCCACCTTCCCGTACAAGCTCTCGACGCCGGCCGCCGGCATCGTCAGCAAGGAGAAGTACGACGGCAAGAAGCTCCGCGAGGGCTTCCAGGTCGACGGCTCCGGCCCGTACACGATGAAGACGGAGACCGACGGGGACAAGGTCTCCCGGGTCGTCTTCACCAAGAACCCGAACTACACGGGTGATCTGAAGCTCAAGAACGACAAGGTCGTCCTGCGTTCCTTCGCCGACGCCGAGTCCATGGGCAAGGCGCTCGAGTCCGGCGACATCGACCTGATGACGCGCGCCATGGCGCCGGAGCAGATCAAGGAGATGCTGGAGAACCCGAAGGAGGGCATCGAGCTCACCGAGATGCCCGGCCTGGAGATCCGCTACCTCGCCTTCGACACCAGCGACCCGGCCGTCAAGAACAAGGCCGTCAGGCAGGCCATCGCGTCGCTCGTCGACCGCGGCCAGATCGCCGGCGAGGTGTACGGCACCACCGCGGAGCCGCTCTACTCGCTCATCCCGAAGAGCATCTCGGCGCACACCAACTCGTTCTACAACAAGTACGGCGAGCCCAGCAGCAAGAAGGCCGCCGCCCTCCTGGACGACGCCGGTATCGACACCCCGGTCCAGCTCACGCTGCACTACACCACCGACCACTACGGCGAGGGAACGGTCAAGGAGTTCGAGGCGCTCCGCGACCAGCTCAACGCGAGCAAGCTCTTCGACGTCAAGGTCGAGGGCACCGAGTGGTCCAAGTTCCGGCCCGCACAGAAGCGGGGCGACTACGCCGTCTACGGGCTGGGCTGGTTCCCCGACTTCCCGGACCCGGACAACTACACCGCGCCGTTCCTCGGCGAGGGCAACTTCCTCAACTCGCCCTACGTGAGCGACAAGGCCCGCGAGCTCATCCCGCAGTCGCGGCGTGACGTCGACCGCACCGCGGCCTCCCCGGCCTTCAAGGAGATCCAGGACATCGTCGCCGACGACGTTCCCGTCCTGCCGCTGTGGCAGGGCAAGCAGTACGTCGCCGCGCGCGACGGCGTCAGCGGCGTCGAGTGGGCGCTGAACTCCAGCTCCGACCTCCAGCTCTGGGAGCTGTCCCGCGGCGAGAGCTGA
- the metH gene encoding methionine synthase, producing MASLPTPSADSRTRVHALREALATRVVVADGAMGTMLQAQDPTLEDFENLEGCNEVLNVTRPDIVRSVHEAYFEVGVDCVETNTFGANHSAMGEYDIPERVYELSESGARIAREVADEFTASTGQQRWVLGSIGPGTKLPTLGHAPYTVLRDGFQQNAEGLIAGGADALIVETTQDLLQTKAAILGARRAMEATGADLPLLCSLAFETTGTMLLGSEIGAALTALEPLGVDMIGLNCSTGPEEMSEHLRYLTRHSRIPLLCMPNAGLPVLTKDGAHFPLGPEGLAEAQEQFVADYGLSLVGGCCGTTPEHLRQLVERVRGAELTPRDPRPEPGAASLYQTVPFRQDTAYMAIGERTNANGSKKFREAMLEGRWDDCVEMARDQIREGAHMLDLCVDYVGRDGVADMEELAGRFATASTLPIVLDSTEVDVIEAGLEKLGGRAVINSVNYEDGDGPESRFAKVTALAKEHGAALIALTIDEEGQARSVEHKVAVAERLIEDLTGNWGIHESDILIDTLTFTICTGQEESRKDGLNTIEAIRELKRRHPDVQTTLGLSNISFGLNPAARILLNSVFLDECVKAGLDSAIVHASKILPIARFDEEQVTTALDLIYDRRREGYDPLQKLMALFEGATTKSLKAGKAEELAALPLEERLKRRIIDGEKNGLEADLDEALRERAALDIVNDTLLDGMKVVGELFGSGQMQLPFVLQSAEVMKNAVAHLEPHMEKTDADGKGTIVLATVRGDVHDIGKNLVDIILSNNGYNVVNLGIKQPVSAILDAAKEHKADVIGMSGLLVKSTVIMKENLQELNQRGMAADYPVILGGAALTRAYVEQDLHEIYEGEVRYARDAFEGLRLMDALIGIKRGVPGAALPELKQRRVKATTAVVEERPEEGAVRSDVATDNPVPTPPFWGTRVVKGIPLKDYASWLDEGALFKGQWGLKQSRAGDGPSYEELVESEGRPRLRGLLDRLQTDNLLEAAVVHGYFPCVSKGDDLIILGDDGSERTRFSFPRQRRGRRLCLADFFRPEESGETDVVGLQVVTVGSRIGEETAKLFEANSYRDYLELHGLSVQLAEALAEYWHARVRAELGFGGEDPADVEDMFALKYRGARFSLGYGACPDLEDRAKIAELLEPERIGVQLSEEFQLHPEQSTDAIVIHHPEAKYFNAR from the coding sequence ATGGCCTCGTTGCCGACCCCCTCCGCTGACAGCCGGACCCGTGTCCACGCACTGCGCGAAGCGCTCGCCACCCGTGTGGTGGTGGCCGACGGCGCGATGGGCACCATGCTCCAGGCGCAGGATCCGACGCTCGAGGACTTCGAGAACCTCGAGGGCTGCAACGAGGTCCTCAATGTCACCCGCCCCGACATCGTGCGGTCCGTCCACGAGGCGTACTTCGAGGTCGGCGTCGACTGCGTGGAGACGAACACCTTCGGCGCCAACCACTCGGCCATGGGGGAGTACGACATCCCCGAGCGGGTGTACGAGCTCTCGGAGTCCGGGGCGCGGATCGCCCGCGAGGTGGCGGACGAGTTCACCGCGTCGACCGGGCAGCAGCGGTGGGTCCTGGGCTCGATCGGCCCCGGCACCAAGCTCCCGACCCTGGGGCACGCCCCCTACACCGTGCTTCGGGACGGATTCCAGCAGAACGCCGAGGGCCTGATCGCCGGCGGCGCGGACGCGCTCATCGTCGAGACGACGCAGGACCTCCTCCAGACCAAGGCCGCGATCCTCGGCGCCCGCCGCGCCATGGAGGCGACCGGAGCCGACCTGCCGCTGCTGTGTTCGCTGGCCTTCGAGACCACCGGCACGATGCTGCTGGGTTCCGAGATCGGCGCGGCACTGACCGCGCTCGAGCCGCTCGGCGTCGACATGATCGGTCTGAACTGCTCCACCGGCCCGGAGGAGATGAGCGAGCACCTCCGCTACCTCACCCGCCACTCCCGTATCCCGCTGCTGTGCATGCCGAACGCCGGCCTTCCGGTGCTCACCAAGGACGGGGCGCACTTCCCGCTCGGCCCCGAGGGGCTGGCAGAGGCCCAGGAGCAGTTCGTCGCCGACTACGGCCTGTCCCTGGTGGGCGGCTGCTGCGGGACGACGCCCGAGCACCTGCGGCAACTGGTGGAGCGGGTGCGCGGCGCGGAGCTGACGCCGCGTGATCCGCGCCCGGAGCCGGGTGCCGCGTCGCTGTACCAGACGGTGCCGTTCCGTCAGGACACCGCTTATATGGCGATCGGCGAGCGGACGAACGCCAACGGGTCGAAGAAGTTCCGCGAGGCGATGCTCGAGGGCCGCTGGGACGACTGTGTCGAGATGGCGCGCGACCAGATCCGCGAGGGCGCGCACATGCTCGACCTGTGCGTCGACTACGTGGGCCGCGACGGCGTCGCCGACATGGAGGAACTGGCGGGCCGGTTCGCGACCGCCTCCACCCTGCCGATCGTGCTGGACTCCACCGAGGTCGACGTCATCGAGGCGGGCCTGGAGAAGCTGGGCGGCCGTGCGGTCATCAACTCGGTCAACTACGAGGACGGCGACGGCCCGGAGTCGCGTTTCGCGAAGGTCACCGCGCTCGCCAAGGAGCACGGCGCCGCGCTGATCGCGCTGACGATCGACGAGGAGGGCCAGGCCCGCTCGGTGGAGCACAAGGTCGCCGTCGCGGAGCGGCTGATCGAGGACCTGACCGGCAACTGGGGCATCCACGAGTCGGACATCCTCATCGACACGCTCACCTTCACCATCTGCACCGGGCAGGAGGAGTCCCGCAAGGACGGCCTCAACACCATCGAGGCGATCCGGGAGCTGAAGAGGCGTCACCCGGACGTGCAGACCACGCTGGGCCTGTCGAACATCTCCTTCGGCCTCAACCCGGCCGCCCGGATTCTGCTCAACTCCGTCTTCCTGGACGAGTGCGTGAAGGCCGGCCTGGACTCGGCGATCGTCCACGCCTCGAAGATCCTGCCGATCGCGCGGTTCGACGAGGAGCAGGTCACCACGGCCCTGGACCTCATCTACGACCGGCGCCGCGAGGGGTACGACCCGCTCCAGAAGCTGATGGCCCTGTTCGAGGGCGCGACCACGAAGTCGCTGAAGGCGGGCAAGGCGGAGGAGCTGGCGGCCCTGCCGCTGGAGGAGCGCCTGAAGCGGCGGATCATCGACGGGGAGAAGAACGGTCTGGAGGCCGACCTCGACGAGGCGCTGAGGGAGCGTGCGGCGCTGGACATCGTCAACGACACGCTGCTGGACGGCATGAAGGTCGTCGGCGAACTGTTCGGCTCCGGGCAGATGCAGCTGCCGTTCGTGCTCCAGTCCGCCGAGGTCATGAAGAACGCGGTCGCCCATCTGGAGCCGCACATGGAGAAGACGGACGCCGACGGCAAGGGCACCATCGTGCTGGCGACCGTCCGCGGCGACGTCCACGACATCGGCAAGAACCTCGTGGACATCATCCTGTCCAACAACGGCTACAACGTGGTCAACCTGGGCATCAAGCAGCCCGTCTCCGCGATCCTCGACGCGGCCAAGGAACACAAGGCCGACGTGATCGGCATGTCCGGCCTCCTGGTCAAGTCCACAGTGATCATGAAGGAGAACCTCCAGGAGCTCAACCAGCGGGGCATGGCCGCCGACTACCCCGTCATCCTCGGCGGTGCCGCCCTCACCCGCGCCTACGTCGAACAGGACCTCCACGAGATCTACGAGGGCGAAGTCCGCTACGCCCGTGACGCGTTCGAGGGCCTGCGCCTGATGGACGCCCTCATCGGCATCAAGCGCGGCGTCCCCGGCGCGGCCCTGCCCGAACTGAAGCAGCGCCGCGTCAAGGCCACGACTGCGGTCGTGGAGGAGCGCCCGGAGGAAGGCGCGGTCCGTTCCGACGTGGCCACCGACAACCCGGTCCCCACCCCGCCGTTCTGGGGCACCCGGGTCGTCAAGGGCATCCCGCTGAAGGACTACGCCTCCTGGCTCGACGAAGGCGCCCTGTTCAAGGGGCAGTGGGGACTCAAGCAGTCCCGGGCGGGGGACGGCCCCTCCTACGAGGAGCTGGTGGAGTCCGAGGGCCGGCCGCGGCTGCGTGGCCTGCTGGACCGGCTGCAGACCGACAACCTCCTCGAAGCGGCCGTCGTCCACGGTTACTTCCCCTGCGTGTCCAAGGGTGACGACCTGATCATCCTGGGCGACGACGGCTCAGAGCGGACCCGCTTCTCCTTCCCACGGCAGCGTCGCGGCCGGCGGCTGTGCCTGGCGGACTTCTTCCGCCCCGAGGAATCCGGCGAGACGGACGTCGTCGGCCTCCAGGTCGTCACCGTCGGCTCCCGGATCGGCGAGGAGACCGCCAAGCTGTTCGAGGCCAACTCCTACCGCGACTACCTCGAACTGCACGGCCTGTCCGTCCAGCTCGCCGAGGCGCTGGCCGAGTACTGGCACGCCCGGGTGCGCGCCGAACTCGGCTTCGGCGGCGAGGACCCGGCCGACGTGGAGGACATGTTCGCCCTGAAGTACCGCGGCGCACGGTTCTCCCTCGGTTACGGCGCGTGCCCCGACCTCGAGGACCGCGCCAAGATCGCGGAGCTGCTCGAGCCGGAGCGGATCGGTGTCCAGCTGTCCGAGGAGTTCCAGCTCCACCCGGAGCAGTCCACCGACGCGATCGTCATCCACCACCCCGAGGCGAAGTATTTCAACGCACGCTGA
- a CDS encoding IclR family transcriptional regulator, which produces MAKNIQSLERAAAMLRLLAGGERRLGLSDIASSLDLAKGTAHGILRTLQAEGFVEQDAASGRYQLGAELLRLGNSYLDVHELRARALVWTDDLARSSGESVHLGVLHQHGVLIVHHVFRPDDSRQVLEVGAMQPLHSTALGKVLSAFDPVAHTEALEVDRKAFTPRTVTDVQEFESLLDHTRARGWAADVEETWEGVAAVAAPIHDRRRMPVGAIAITGAVERVCNDGELRSDLVAAVRDCARAVSRDLGAGRF; this is translated from the coding sequence ATGGCGAAGAACATCCAGTCACTGGAGCGGGCTGCGGCGATGCTGCGACTGCTCGCGGGCGGAGAACGCCGGCTGGGCCTGTCGGACATCGCGTCGTCGCTCGACCTGGCCAAGGGTACGGCCCACGGCATCCTGCGCACCCTCCAGGCGGAGGGATTCGTCGAGCAGGACGCGGCCTCCGGCCGCTACCAGCTGGGCGCCGAGCTGCTGCGCCTCGGCAACAGCTATCTGGACGTGCACGAGCTGCGCGCCCGCGCCCTGGTCTGGACGGACGACCTCGCCCGCTCCAGCGGCGAGAGCGTCCACCTCGGCGTACTGCACCAGCACGGCGTGCTGATCGTGCACCACGTCTTCCGGCCCGACGACAGCCGGCAGGTGCTCGAGGTGGGGGCCATGCAGCCGCTGCACTCCACCGCTCTCGGCAAGGTCCTGTCCGCCTTCGACCCGGTGGCACACACGGAGGCGCTTGAGGTGGACCGCAAGGCGTTCACGCCGCGGACCGTGACCGACGTGCAGGAGTTCGAGTCGCTGCTGGACCACACCCGGGCGCGCGGCTGGGCCGCCGACGTGGAGGAGACCTGGGAGGGCGTGGCCGCAGTGGCCGCACCCATCCACGACCGGCGCCGCATGCCCGTGGGGGCGATCGCCATCACGGGCGCCGTGGAGCGGGTCTGCAACGACGGAGAGCTGCGTTCCGACCTCGTCGCGGCGGTTCGGGACTGCGCCCGCGCGGTCTCCAGGGACCTCGGCGCCGGGCGCTTCTGA